A segment of the Thermoplasmata archaeon genome:
CTACACCCAGCTCATCACGGTCGGCGAGTGCCCGAAGTGCCACGGCTCGGGGCGGCGCATCCTCGAGAAGTGCCCGACCTGCGGCGGGAGCGGTCGCCAGCGCTCCGTCGAGCGCCTCGAGGTGACGGTGCCAGCGGGCATCGAGGACGGGGCGGTGCTGCGCATCCCCGGCCACGGAGGCGGCGGATTCGACGGCGGACGCGCCGGTGACCTGTTCGTGCAGGTCCTCTTCGAGCCGGCGGACCACCTGCGCCGCGAGGGGCTCGACGCGTACACCGAGACGACCGTCCCGCTCGCCGTCGCGATCTTCGGAGGTGAAGTGACGATCCCGACGATCGAGGGGCAGGCGGTGCTCACCATCCCGGCCGGGACCCAGCCCGAGGCCCAGCTGCGGATGCGCGGGCGAGGGTTCCCGCGGTTCCGGGGCGGGGGCCGCGGCGACATCTACGTGACGGTGCACGTGGAGATCCCTCGTTCCCTCTCCTCCCACCAACGCGAGGCGCTGCGGGAGGCGCTGGGCGACGGGGGGACAGCGCCCGGCGGCCGCCGGGAAGGGTTCTTCCGGCGCCACGGCTCGGGCCGATGACGGACGATGACGGCTCGCGGCCGGACGGCGAGCCGTACTTCGCCGAGCGGCCCCGATCCCGCCCGCGGCCGGCCGAGCTGCGCTTCCTGTACCGGGGCGAGCTCCTGTCGTTCCGGGTCGACCGGGGCGTCTTCGCTGCCCACCGGCTGGACCCCGGCACGGACCTGCTGATCCAGAACCTGGGCGTCGGGCCACGGGACCGCGTCCTCGATCTCGGATGCGGCTGGGGGGCGGTCGGGGTCGCGGCCGCGGCGAGCGCGAGCGAGGGGCGCGTCATCCTCACCGAGGTGAACCGGCGCGCGGCCCATCTCGCCGAGGAGAACCTCGCGCGCAACCATCTGACGAACGCGGAGGTGCGCGTCGGCCCGTTCTTCGAGCCGGTCGTCGCGGACCAGTTCGACACGATCGCGACGAACCCCCCGTACCGGGTGGGACGCCGCCACGTCCTGCGCATCCTTTCAGAGGCACCGGCGCATCTTGCCCCCGGCGGTCGTCTGCTCCTCGTCGGCAAGGGGAGCACGGGCATCCGCTACTACCAGGCGTGGCTCTCGGACCACTTTCCCGGAACCGTGACCGTGCTCGATCGGGCATCCGGCTACCGGGTGCTCGAGGCCCGCCGCGCGGCCGCCAGCCGCCACAGGTAGAGCCGGGCCAGGTGGCGGAGGTAGTTCGCGGACTCGCGGCCGCCGAGCTTACTGTGTCCGGCGAGGCGGGGCCGGAACGTGATCGGCACCTCGAGGTGGGGGGACGGGCGGCACTTGACCAGGACCTCCAGCGCGATCTTGTAGCCGACAGGGGCGAGCGGCGCGCGGTCGAGCACCGAGCGGCGGACGGCAAAGAAGCCGCTCATGGGATCGCGCACGTCGCTCAGGGGTCGCGCGAGCAGCCGCGCGCCCCAGGAGACCAGGCGCCGCAGCGGGGTCAGTCCCGGAGCGGTCCCCCCCGCCACCCACCGGCTCCCCAGGGCGAACTCGGAGCCACCGCTGGTCACCGCCGCCACCAGGGCGGGGACGTCCTCGGGCGGGTGGCTGCCGTCCGCGTCCATGACGACCACGACCGCGCCGCTCGTCCGGGCGATCCCCGCGAGGACCGCCGAAGCGAGGCCCCGCTCGCCGTGCCGTTCGAGGACCTGGGGGACGGGCGGACCGGAGAGGCCCCGGGCGAGCTCCGCCGTGCCGTCGGGCGACGCGTCGTCGACGACCGTCACCTCACCGCCGAGGGCCGCCACGATCGGGGCGAGGCGAGGGTACAGCTGTGCGAGCGCCTCGCGCTCGTTGTACGTCGGCAGGATGACCGATACCGCCGGACGGCTGGCCACGAACGTGTACGACCGTCCCCCGGCTACATCCCTCTTCGCCCGGCGGCCACCGGACCGGCGCGCGCGCGCCGCGCCGCCGAAGCTCTTAAAAGGACGGGTCGGCTCGGCGGCCGCACCCTCGGACCGAGGGCCGCGCGTTGGACGACGGGCCGGCGCGGTCTCGTGTCGCGGGGCGCCCACGGGGAGTGAACTCCGCGCCCAAGGAGTCGAAGGAAGCCGAGACGCCGACCGCCGCGGCCGACGCGGACGCCGGGGCGGAGGCCCCGACGGAGAAGGCGGCCAAGAAGGAGCGCGGCGGCAAGTCGCGCGAGGGCAAGGACGCCAAAGAGCCGAAGGAGGCCAAGAAGGCGAAGGTGGCCCCCGGCGTGACCGGCAAGGTCGCCAAGTTCGTGCCGGACAACCCCAACTTCCGCTACATCGTGCGCGTGGCCAACACCGACCTCGACGGCACGCGGCCGGTCCGGCTCGCCCTCACCGGCGTTCGCGGCGTGGGGCCGCGGTTGGCGGAGGTCGCCTGTCGTCTGTCCGGGGTCGTCGCGACCGAGCGTATCGGCAACCTTCCCGAGGCAACGGTCGAGGGGCTGGAGAGCACGCTCGGCTCGCTGCCGGCCAAGGTCCCGCCGTGGATGATCAACCATCCCCACGAGCCCGTCCAGGGCGAGTCGATCCACTACATCGGCGCCGATCTCGATACGCGACGGCGCGACGATGTCAACCAGATGAAGATGATCCGCAGCTACCGCGGGGTGCGTCACGAGCGGGGCCAGAAGGTTCGGGGCCAGCGCACGCGCTCGAACGGCCGGACGGGCATGGCGGCCGGGGTGCTGAAGAAGGCCGCGAAGGAAGCGGCGGCGGCCGCGTCGCGCGAGGAGTCCGCGCCGGCTGCGCCGGCCGCGCCGGCGCCCGCGGCCAAGAAGGAGTGACGCGGCGATGGGCGATCCCAAGTTCCTGCGCCGCACCTACGACAAGCCCAAGCACCCGTGGGAAGCGGCGCGCATGGACGAGGAGCGCAAGCTCCTCGAGCGCTACGGCCTGAAGAACAAGCGCGAGCTGTGGAAGGCCCAGTCGATCCTGCGGGGCTTCCGCGGTCAGGCGCGCGAACTGCAAGCGCGGCTGCGGACCGGCGAGCCGCAGGCGCAGCGGGAGACCGAGCAGCTCCTCGCCCGCCTCACCCGCCTCGGCGTGCTCGCCGCCGGCACGCCGACGATCGACGATGTCCTCGCCCTGACCACCGAGGATGTACTGCGCCGCCGCCTCCAGACGATCGTGACCGGCCGGGGGCTCGCGCCGACCGTCACCGGCGCGCGGAAGTGGATCGTGCACGGGCACTTCTCGATCGGCGACCACCGGGTCACCCGGCCCGGCTACCTCGTCCGGCTGGACGAGGAGGGCCAGATCGCCTACGCCGGTTCGAGCCCGTTCTCCGACGACGACCACCCGATGCGCTCCGCCCTGCGCGAGCGCCTCGCCGCGAAGGCGGCACCGCCCGAGGCTCCGCCCCTCGCGGCGGAGGAGGGACGCTAGGCGATGGCGAAGATCGGGATCGCGCACATCTACGCCAGCTACAACAACATCCACATCACGGTCACCGACATCACCGGCGCCGAGACCCTGGCGAAGGCGACGGGCGGGATGGTCGTCAAGGCGGCGCGGGACGAGTCGAGCCCGTACGCCGCGATGAAGGCGGCCGACCAGATCGCGGCGGTCCTCAAGGAGAAGGGCTACGAGACCCTCCACGTGCGCGTGCGCGCGCCCGGCGGCAACCGCTCCCGCTCTCCGGGCCCGGGGGCCCAGGCGGCGATCCGCGCGCTCGCCCGCGCCGGCGTGAAGATCCAGCGCATCGAGGACGTGACCCCGATCCCGCACGACGGCACGAAGCCGAAGGGCGGGCGTCGCGGCCGGCGGATGTGAGCCGATGCCGGTCACGATCCAAGAGCTGAAGCCGCGCTCCACCCTGCTCGAGTTCGAGGGCCCGAGCGCCTCGCAGGTGAACGCCATCCGGCGGACGCTGCTCGCCGACGTGCCGAAGCTCGCGATCGAGGACGTCGAGTTCCACCTCGGCCCCATCCGCGACGAGGCGTCGGGGAAGGACTACGACTCCTCGACGAGCATGTTCGACGAGGCGGTCGCGCTGCGGCTCGGTCTGCTGCCGATCCCGACCGACCTCGGCCAGTTCCACCGCAAGGCAGAATGCACGTGCGGCGGCGCGGGCTGCCCGCACTGCCAGGTGATCTACTCCATCGACCGCAAGGGCCCGTGCACCGTCTACGCCAAGGACGTCGTGCCGCTCGGCGACGCCTCGCTCGCGATCCTCGAGCCGGACGTGCCGATCGTGCGCCTCGGCGCCCGCCAGGCGCTCCTCGCCTACGCGACCGCGGTCGTGGGCAGCGCCCGCGATCACGCAAAGTGGCAGGTGGCCCACGCGGTCGGGATGTACCCGCGGCCGCACGTCCACATCGCCAAGAAGGAAGGGTGCAGCGACGCCTGCCTGAAGCGGACCGCGGCGAGCTGCCCGGTCCACATCCTCGAGTTCTCCGGCGGCAAGCTCTCCGTCACCGACGAGCCCCGGTGCATCGACTGCGGGGCGTGCGAGCAAACGTGTGAGCACGGCTCGATCAAGATCGAGCCCGACGACGAGCGCTTCTTCCTGCGCTTCGAGACCGACGGGTCGCTGACGCCGCGCGAGGCGCTCCGCTACTCGCTCAAGGAGCTCAAGCGCCGGTTCGAGGACCTGCGCGAGACCCTGCAGTCGATCCCGTAGCGCGGCTCGGGCTCGTCCAGTCGTAGCGCAGGATCGCTGCGACCCGCCCGAGCGCACCGAGGCGCTTGCCGGCCTCGCCCTCGTCCTGGACGACGAGAATGCGCGCCCGGGCCGCGCGCGCCCGGTCGAGCGCGGGGGCGAGGGTCGCGTCGGCGAGCAACGACTCGGACACGAGGATCAGCTCGACCGCTCCCGCCGCGACGGCCTCCGCGACCTCGGCGGGCCCGACCGCGGCGCGGACCCCGCTGGCGAGCGAGCGGACGAGCCGCTCGACGACCTCCGCTTCCTCGGCGGCGACGCTGCCGCGCAGCACCTCGGAGGCCCGGCCCGAGCGCAGCAGCTCATCGATCCCGACGCGCCCGGATTCCGCGGTCGCGACGACCGTCAGCTTGCGGTGCAGCGCGGGGTCGGCCTCCGCGAGCCGCCGCTTGAGCTCCTCCTTCAGGAAGCCGGGCCCCGCGACGATGACCGCGGTCGCGCCCGCGGCCTCCCGCTCGATCAGTCCGAGGAGCTCGTCGACGTAGGCGCGCCGGTCCTTCTCCCCCTGGGTGCCCTCGTAGCGCTTGCCCGCGATGGTCCGGCGCACGTCCGCGACCGGCTCGATCGCCCGGCCTCGGAGCCGCACGATTGCCGAGTCCCCCCAGTCGACCGCGGCGATCAGGACCGTCGGCTCGCCCGCCCCGCGCAGCCCCTCGTCGAGCAGGGTGCGCTCGGCCGCGGTGGGCTCGGGCTTGATGACCGTCACCTCGTCGCCCTCAGTCAGATCGAGGGTGTGGTGGCGGCCGACGTCGAACGGACCCTCGACGATCGGACCGGCGATCCGCACGTGCCGGGAGAAGCCGTGGAATTCGACCTGCTCGGCACGCACGGCGAGGTAGACGCGCCGGCGCGCCCGCTCGGCGCCCGCTACGTCGGGGGGTGCCTCCGGGTCGCGGCGCGTGGTCGAGGCGCCGACGATCTCGCCGGGTCGCACCAGGCGCGCGATCCGCCACAGGTCGCTGGGGGTCTCGAGCCGAAGCCGGAAGCGGCCGGTAGCCGCATCGTGGTGGAGCAGGCGCACGGTCGGTCCCCGGCGGGCGCGGGGAAGGGCGCGGAGTACATCCTCGTTTCGATGGGGCGCCGGTCCCGCGTCGCCGTCCGCGCTTCGGAAGGCTTATCGCGCGGTGGTCGGGTCGGGTCGGACGCGGGGGAGGGGGCTCCTGAGCCGATACGGCGACCTCTTCGGGCGGCCGTCGTTCCGGCCGTTCCTAGCGGTCGGGGCGCTCCAGTTCGCGGCACCGTCGACCGTTCTCGTGATCCTGATCTACGCGGTGACAATGGCCTACCCGGCGGCCGACCGCGCCACCTACGCGCCACTCGCGCTCGCCTTCCTCGGCCTATCCTCGGCCCTCCCGACCCTCCTGACCGCGCTGTTCGCCGGGGCGATCGCGGACCGCCACGATCGCGGCGAGCTGATGCGCACGATCAACATGATCTCCATCCTCGCGACCGCCGCGGCGACCGCGGACTTCCTCTTCGCGCCGGGGGCGCGCGTGCCGGTCCCGGGCCCCGCCGGCTTCTACCTGCCCCTGTGGCTCCTGCTGACCTACCCCTGCTGGGGCGCGATCGTCGTCACCTCCACGCTCTTCCGGCCGGCGTTCAACAGCTCGGTCCCGAAGATCGTCGACCCGGTGGACCTCGGGCGGGCCAACGGCGTGATCTACTCGACGGCCGCGATCCTCTCGGCGGCCGGCACGCTCAGCGTCGGCGGCCTGTTGAGCGTCTCGAGCGCGACGTTCGCCTTCGTCGTGCCGTTCCTGCTCTTCTTCGCGACCCAGGCGACGCTGCTGCTCGTGCGGGCCGACCTCTCCGTGCCGCGCTCCGGGCGTCGACGCGCGGTCCTCTCCGAGGCGAAGGAGGGCTTCGTCTACCTCGGACGGCGACGCGAGCTCCTTCAGATCACGGTCGCCGCACTGCTCGTGAACTTCTTCAGCGCGGTCGCGCTCGTCGAGCTGGGCCTGTACGTCGGATTGTGGCTCGGCCTGTCCGCCGGCGTATGGTACGGCGCGATCGTCACGGCGTCGACGCTCGGGGTCGCGGTCGGCTTCGTGCTGATCTCGCGCTTCCGCTTCGAACCGAGCGCGGGCCGGACGATCATCGCGTTGACGGCCTGCATGGGGCTCGCGCTGTTCGCGCTCGGCCTCGTGCGCTCGATCTGGCTCGCGCTGCCGATCATGTTCGTCTACGGGATGATGCCGGGGATGATCCAGACGGTCGTCCTGTCGACGATCCAGGCGACCGTGCCCGACGCGATGATGGGGCGGGTCTTCTCGGCGGACGAGGTCGGCAGCTACGCCCTCGTGCCGTTCGGTCAGGGCACGGGCGGGCTCCTCACCCTCGAGATCGGGGTCCAGGGCACCTACCTCGCGGCCGGCGGGGCGATCGGGGTGTTCGGCCTCGTGATGGCGACTGGTTTCGGTGCGCTGCGCCGCCTCGGCTTCCACCCCCGCTCGGCCGAGCCCGTGTCGGCCGACGGGGAGGCCGCCGCGAGCAGCTAGTCAGTCGCGCCCCGGCGAGACCGGGATCTGTTTGCGGGAATACCAGCCGTGCGACGGGCCGAGGCTCCGCACGAAGCCGAGCCGCTCGTAGAGCCGGATCGCGCTGCCGTTGCCCTCGGTGACATTGAGGACGATCGACGTCTCCCCGCGCTCGCGCAGGCGGTGGATCGACTCGACCAGCAGCGACCGCCCGAGACCGCGCCGCCGATGGGCCGGATCGACCATCACATCCGCGATCAGCGCGCCGTACGGCGCGCGGACGACCAGCACCGCCCCCACGAGCGCGTCCGGTTCCTCCGCGACCGGGGACGCCCAGGGCAGGAACTCTCCCCATCGCCCGGCGAGGAGTTCTGCGACGTCGTGGGAGGCATCCACCGTCGGATCGAGATCGGTCAGGAACAGGTAGCGATCGAAGTGGTCGGTGTACGCTCGCACGTGCATGCGGGCGAGGGCGAGCGCATCGTGGGTGCGGGCGGAGCGGAGGCGCGCGGGCGCGGGCTCGGAGAACGGCGGGGTCGGAGCGTTCGGGGGAAAGCGCATCTCCGAACGACCGAACCGTCCGAACCCGAGCGACTCCATCAACGCCGCCTCGGCCTCGTCGGAGAGTCCGGCGTGTCCGCCGGGCGCGAAGGAGATCGGCCCGGCGCGCTCGGCGATCGCCGCGTACAGCTCCCGGTAGCCCGCGGCCGACTGAGCTCCCGCCCTCCGATGCGCGATCGTGACCATCGCGCCGAGCGCGGAGGGCGGGTCCCAGATGGCGATGGCGACCGGACGGTCGCCGTCCTTGAGCAGGACGCCCAGGGCCGTGCCCGCCCGCACGTCGGCCTCGAGCGCGGAGCGGAACGGCAGCGCCTCCTCCACGGGCGGACCGCGCGAGCGCAGCGCGTCGAGCGCGAGCTCGATCGCGGACGCACGGTCCTCGCCGAGCGACATCGCCGTCGACATCTTCCTCGCCGAGGTCGGGCCGGCTCATCATCCTGCCGACCGCGCTCCCGAAAAGGTAGTTAGGCGGGAGGGGTACCCGGCACCGTGCCCGACGCGATCGCTCCCATCGACCGTCTGCTGCGCGAACGCCACCTGTTGCGCCATCCCTTCTATCTCGCCTGGTCCCGCGGCGAACTCTCGCGCGCGACGCTGAAGGAGTACGCGGGCCAGTACTACCACTTCGAATCGAACTTCCCCCGGTACGTGGCCGCGGCCTATGCGAAGCTCACCGACCCGCGCCAGCGCCGCGTTCTTCTTGGGAACCTCACCGACGAGGAGGGACGGGACCCGACGCACCCGGAGCTGTGGCTCGACTTCGCGCAAGCGCTCGGTCTCTCCCGCCACGCCGCCGCGAGCGCGACGGCCCTCGCGCCGACGCGCGCGCTGCTGCGGGCCTACGAGCAGCTGACCGACGCCGGGAGCGCGAGCGCGCTTGCGGCGCTCTATGCGTACGAGTCGATCTTCCCGGCGATCGCCGCCGAGAAGTCGCGCGGGATCCGTGCCTTCTACGGTCTCGACGCGCCCGCCGCACACGAGTTCTTCCGCGTGCACACCGGCGCCGACGTCGAGCATTCGGCGGCGGAGCGGAGGATCCTGCGTTCGGAGATCGCCGGCCGCCCGGAGGCCGCGCGCGCGGCGCTCTCGAGCGCGGGCCGCGCGATCGGTGCCTGGTGGCGGTTCCTCGACGGGTTCCCCTGCCACTAGCGACCGGGAACGCGCGCCGCGCGCGCGCGAGCGCGCGGGGGCTGCGCCTATCGACATCGGCAAGACCCCCAGCCCGCGTCGCATCGGCCATGTCGCTGTTCGTCGTCGAGCATCGCCACCCGGCCGACCGCTGCCCCGCGGGCAACCCCCAGATGGCACCGTTCCTGCTGCAGATCCTCTCGCCGGCCAACGCCCAGAAGGCCGGGCTCACGCTCGTCGGCGACGCGGTCGCGCGCGGGCAGCACCACCTCTACGTCCTCATCGAGGGGCCGAGCGAGTCGGCCGTGCGCAGCTACCTGGGACCGTTCGCCCAGGCCGGCAGCCTCGACGTGATCCCCGCCTCTTCGTGCGAGGAGGTCGTGAGCCGCGGCGCCTGCTGAGCGTCCTTTCCCCGGCGGGCACGCCGCCGGGACGTGGCGGAGCCCACGCTGGAGCTAAAGGGCCGAGGCGGTTCGGCGCCCGCGGACCGATGCCGGGCACCGAGGGGAAGAAGGCGGCGACGTCGACCGCGGGGGTGCGCGCCGGGCGCGAGCCCGAGGTGAGCCCGCTGCTCCCCGACCTCGTCCTGCCCATCGAGGCGCGGGACCACCACCGCAACGCCGCGAACGCACGCTGCTCGCTCGTCGAGTACGGCGACTACGAGTCCCCCGGGTGCCGGGCATCGCTCGGCGTGGTGCGGGAGCTTCTCGACGACCTCGGGGACGAGCTGTGTTACGCGTATCGGCATTTCCCACAGCTCGAGGTGCATCCGCACGCCGCCAGCGCGGCCGAGGCCGCGGAGGCCGCCGACCTCCAGGCGAAGTTCTGGCTGATGCACGATCGCCTGTTCGATCATCAGGACGAGCTCGCGCCCGCCCTCTACCGGCGGCTCGCAGCGGAGCTGCCGGTCGACGTCGCCCACTTCGAGCGTGACCTCGCCTCGGGCGCGCCGGCCCGGCGCGTCGCGGGGGATCTCGAGGAGGGGCGACGGCTCGGCGTCGTCGAGACCCCGACGTTCTTCGTCAACGGCCGGATGCACGTCGGCTCCTACGAGTTCGAGGCGCTGCGCGCGGCGCTCGTGGCCGTCCCCGGCGGCTAGCCGGCCCTCGGCCCGCGGCGGTCGGCGCTCGCGCGCCGGCTGGTTCATATACGTGCGAGACGATATGTCAATCGTCAGACAAAGCTAGGGGGATTGTCTGACGGGCATGACCGACACGTCGGAGCGGGTGACGGTCCGGATCCCGCAGGAGCTGCTCGAGAAGCTCAAGCAGCTCCAGCAGACGAAGGGGACCCCGACGATCTCCGACACGATCCGCGAGGGGCTCGAGCAGTACATCGAGCTCCACCTCCCGCCGCAGAACGTTCGCAAGGTCGTGGTCGAGCTCTCGCGGCAGGACAACAGCCGCCTCGAGGAGTTCGTCCGGGAGGGCAACTCCGTGAGCGTCGACGATGCGGTCCGCTCCGCCGTGCGCGAGTACATCCGCGGCCGGCTCGAGCAGCTGGGCCCGCCCGCGCGGACCCACCGACGCGAAGGGGAGCCGCTGACCGCCGAAGGCTCCCCTCCGCCCTAGGCGGTGGGCGAGCGCATGAGCCCCGACGGCAAGCCACCCGAGGCATGGGCCTCGCTCGCGCTCTCGCCGCCGGTCGCGGTCGTGGGGCTGGGGGGCGCCGGCAGCGAGGCGGTCCAGGACCTCGTCAGCCTCGGGATCCCGGGCGTCCGAGCGTTCGCGATCAACAGCGATGCCAAGCACCTGCTCCGCATGGGCGTCGAGGAGCGGATCCTCATCGGCACGCGCGAGCTGCGGGGGCGGGGTTCCGGCGGGGATCGCGCGTCGGTCCTGCGCGCCGCCGAGGAGGGACGCGAGGAGATCCTGCGGCGCCTCGCCCCGTTCGAGATCGTCTTTCTGCTCGCCGGTCTCGGCGGCGGCACGGGCAGCGCGCTGCTGCCGTTCCTCGCCCGGGAGCTCCGCACGACCGAGACGCTACCGGTCCCGGTCGTCTTCCTGCCGTTCCAGGTCGAACTGGACACGAACCAGGGCCGGCGCGAGAACGTCGAGGCGACGATCGGCGAGCTCGAGGAGATGGGCGGCCTCCTGCTCGTGCTCAACAACGAGAAGCTCCGGCGCTTCGAGTCGCTGCCGATCCACCGGGTCTTCCATGTCCGCAACGCCTACCTCCACTCCCTCGTCTCGAGCCTGGTCGACATGGTGGAGAACCCTTCGCAGCTCAACGTGGACTTCGCCAGCCTCAAGAACCACCTGCGCGAGGCCGGTCTCTCGACGCTGATCGTCGGGGAGTACCACATCTCCGAGCCCGAGCGGCTCGTCCACCAGGCGCTCAGCGACACGCTGCTCGACTACCACCTCTCGGAGCTCCCGAGCGCGCTCGTGCACCTGGACGGAGGCGCCAACCTCACCCTGCGCACCCTCGATCGGGTCCTGCGCACGCTGCGCCAGCGCCTCGGGGAGCCGAAGCACCTCGTCTTCGGCACCCGGGTGCGCCCGGAGCCCCGCGAGGTCGTGCGCCTCACCGCCGTCATCGGCGGCTTGCGGCCCCGGAGCGTGCGCGACGCGCTGCGCCCCAACGGACCCCACGAGGGCCCGCTCGTCGCACGCTAGGGGCGAGGCGGCGCGGGACGCGCCGGCGCGCGCCGGTCGAGCTCGCCGTGGACAAGGTCGATCACCTGGGAGGCGCGGAGCGAACGGGGCCCGACCGAGAGCCGGGGGACCCCGCTCGCCCGGGCGATCGATGCCTCGAGCTCGGAGGGATCGTACGGGTCGGAGAGGAGGGCACCCACGTCCCCGGCTCCCGGGTCCCATCGTTCGATCGGCTCGCCCGCCTCGGTCAGCCACACGGCGCCCGGCCGCTCGAGGAACTCCCGCAGCGCCGGATCCGGCGCGACCGGCCCCACCGTCAGACCCGGCGACGCCTCGAGGGTCCGGTCGACGCCGCTCGAGCGGCTGAGCGCGTTCTTCAACAGGGCCGCGGTCGACCGCTCGTCCGGATTGAGGTAGCGCAGGCGCGCGCCCACCAGGTCGATCCGCCGCGCGGCCGGCGGGGGCTCGGCCACGAAGAGCACCGTGACCTCGGTGTCCCGTCGGAGATCGTTCGAGAGCGTGAAGGCGGTCGACACCGCCCGGGCGATCTCGTCCATCCGCCCCGCGCCGCCGGCCAGGTCGTTCAGGCTGAACCGCCCCGAAACGGGGACCCGGTGGGCGAGCAGCAGGAACCGCCGCACGTGGACGCCGAAGCGACCGGTCGATTAAGGGTGCGACGGCTCCGGCCGGGGCCCGGGGCGGGGCCTACAGCGGGTCGTCGCGGCGTCGGGGCCGCGGGGCCGTCGGCGGGGGCGGCAGCGGGTTCTGCCGGCGCTCCAGCCAGACCTCGTCCCCGAGCTCATGGTAGACCGCGTGGGCCGCGATCCCCGTGCCGTGCTCCCCGTGCGGGAGGCGGAACGCCCCCGAGCGGTTCGCGTTCGAGGAATACACGACCTCGGCCTCGCCGGCGGCGGCCATCGCCGCGCTCTCCTGCCGGGCGAGCTCGAAGATGCGGTCCTTGCGGAACATCCAGTAATGGATGCGCCACTCCCGGCCGTCGTAGAGCGTCGTCTCGTCGCGCTCGGTCTCGAGGATGCCGGTGTCCTCCAGCATGTAGAACGTGTCGCGATCGTCCGGCTCGAGGACGTTGTCGATGATCCGCTCGTTGAACCCGAAGAAGTTGAGGACATGGGCCGCGATCGAACGGGCGTCCTCGGGGCGCATCCCCTCGTGGCCGACGGATCGGCGGATCGCCTTCGCGAGCGAATCGAAGTCGACCGGCCCGGACGCATCGCCCAGCGCCGCATCGGTCGGAAGGCCGACCCGGGTCGTCCGGACGTCCTCGTCGGTGCGCAGCGGGACCGGGTTGCGAAGGGTGTACCGGCGGCTCGACGCCTTCGGCTCGCTTCTGGGGTTCCGCATGCCCGTGTCTATCCTTGCCCTGCGTATAAATAACTGGCGAAGACGGCTAACCGCGCGCGGGTCCGGAGCGTCACCGGCGGGAGCCAGCCGGGGCGCTTCGCGATGTCGCTCGGCGCGCTACAGGACCACCCGGCGCCCGCGTCCCACCCGCTGGAGCGCCTCGACCCCGGGCCGCCACTCCTCCTGCTCGATCCGTAGCTCGAACTCGGCGAGGCCCGAGATGTCGCGCGGGAACGGAAGCAGCGACTTCGCAACGTAGACGTGAGCGAACGGGCCGCTCGAGGGGCCGCTCCAGCGCCGACCGGCCTCCACCAGCGAGCGGTACTCGTAGTACTCGGGAGCGGGGACGAACCAGAGCAGGCGGTCGTCGGTCCCCCGGCCGGCGCGCGGGCCGCGCGAGAACACCTGGAGTCCGAGGTGGCGGATCACCGCCGTCGGAAGGCTGAAGAGGTGCCGCTCGCCCGGGCGGGCGGAGGCAAGGAGACGACCGCGCACGGTCTCGACCGCCAGCGCCTCGCGGGCGCTCAGGGTCGCGATCACCCGGGCCAGTCCGGGCCCTCTCGCGAGGAACGAGATCGCGCGGCCGCTCTCGCTCGCCGGGTCGTCCTCGGGACGGAAGCGGATCAGCTCGGCGACCTCGAGCGGCAGCTGGGTGGTCAACCAGGTCGGGTGGACCGCCCGGAGTACGACGTACTCCATCCGGGTACCGTCAGACCACGATGCTATAAGAATTCTGATAGCACCGCGCTCGGCCTTACGCGCGCGGGCAGGCGCTCCACCGCCGTCGCGACCGAGCGGAAGTCGTCCGTCCGCAGGACGAGGTCGGCCGCCCAATCCACCTCGGGGAGGCGGGAATTGATCGCGATGCCTCCGCCGACCAGGGGGAAGATCGCGGCGTCCGCCCACCCGTCGCC
Coding sequences within it:
- a CDS encoding tRNA (pseudouridine(54)-N(1))-methyltransferase TrmY gives rise to the protein MRRFLLLAHRVPVSGRFSLNDLAGGAGRMDEIARAVSTAFTLSNDLRRDTEVTVLFVAEPPPAARRIDLVGARLRYLNPDERSTAALLKNALSRSSGVDRTLEASPGLTVGPVAPDPALREFLERPGAVWLTEAGEPIERWDPGAGDVGALLSDPYDPSELEASIARASGVPRLSVGPRSLRASQVIDLVHGELDRRAPARPAPPRP
- a CDS encoding CADD family putative folate metabolism protein, translating into MPDAIAPIDRLLRERHLLRHPFYLAWSRGELSRATLKEYAGQYYHFESNFPRYVAAAYAKLTDPRQRRVLLGNLTDEEGRDPTHPELWLDFAQALGLSRHAAASATALAPTRALLRAYEQLTDAGSASALAALYAYESIFPAIAAEKSRGIRAFYGLDAPAAHEFFRVHTGADVEHSAAERRILRSEIAGRPEAARAALSSAGRAIGAWWRFLDGFPCH
- a CDS encoding DUF3303 family protein translates to MSLFVVEHRHPADRCPAGNPQMAPFLLQILSPANAQKAGLTLVGDAVARGQHHLYVLIEGPSESAVRSYLGPFAQAGSLDVIPASSCEEVVSRGAC
- a CDS encoding MFS transporter, whose product is MVGSGRTRGRGLLSRYGDLFGRPSFRPFLAVGALQFAAPSTVLVILIYAVTMAYPAADRATYAPLALAFLGLSSALPTLLTALFAGAIADRHDRGELMRTINMISILATAAATADFLFAPGARVPVPGPAGFYLPLWLLLTYPCWGAIVVTSTLFRPAFNSSVPKIVDPVDLGRANGVIYSTAAILSAAGTLSVGGLLSVSSATFAFVVPFLLFFATQATLLLVRADLSVPRSGRRRAVLSEAKEGFVYLGRRRELLQITVAALLVNFFSAVALVELGLYVGLWLGLSAGVWYGAIVTASTLGVAVGFVLISRFRFEPSAGRTIIALTACMGLALFALGLVRSIWLALPIMFVYGMMPGMIQTVVLSTIQATVPDAMMGRVFSADEVGSYALVPFGQGTGGLLTLEIGVQGTYLAAGGAIGVFGLVMATGFGALRRLGFHPRSAEPVSADGEAAASS
- a CDS encoding thioredoxin domain-containing protein; the encoded protein is MPGTEGKKAATSTAGVRAGREPEVSPLLPDLVLPIEARDHHRNAANARCSLVEYGDYESPGCRASLGVVRELLDDLGDELCYAYRHFPQLEVHPHAASAAEAAEAADLQAKFWLMHDRLFDHQDELAPALYRRLAAELPVDVAHFERDLASGAPARRVAGDLEEGRRLGVVETPTFFVNGRMHVGSYEFEALRAALVAVPGG
- a CDS encoding ribbon-helix-helix domain-containing protein, giving the protein MTDTSERVTVRIPQELLEKLKQLQQTKGTPTISDTIREGLEQYIELHLPPQNVRKVVVELSRQDNSRLEEFVREGNSVSVDDAVRSAVREYIRGRLEQLGPPARTHRREGEPLTAEGSPPP
- a CDS encoding GNAT family N-acetyltransferase, giving the protein MSTAMSLGEDRASAIELALDALRSRGPPVEEALPFRSALEADVRAGTALGVLLKDGDRPVAIAIWDPPSALGAMVTIAHRRAGAQSAAGYRELYAAIAERAGPISFAPGGHAGLSDEAEAALMESLGFGRFGRSEMRFPPNAPTPPFSEPAPARLRSARTHDALALARMHVRAYTDHFDRYLFLTDLDPTVDASHDVAELLAGRWGEFLPWASPVAEEPDALVGAVLVVRAPYGALIADVMVDPAHRRRGLGRSLLVESIHRLRERGETSIVLNVTEGNGSAIRLYERLGFVRSLGPSHGWYSRKQIPVSPGRD